A part of Marinobacter psychrophilus genomic DNA contains:
- a CDS encoding phenylacetate--CoA ligase family protein, whose translation MKSHLPERLYLSSPVWLQNLMVSVYGYMEHKRRYEGEYGAFLKHLRNNKLVKLQENKLLQKKLLEATLASATKNVPAYQHLCSAQPKLSDFPLLDRQQVANNTEQFVSSEFDVKNLLALYTGGSSASPLKVYISKTTRQKTYSFWQLFYDNMDFNIGDRKASFVGRKLQEPDNNLPPFWRYNITDRQLLFSSYHMEEANLPHYIEKLNTFKPKVIEGYPFSIYRIAEHILNNSLTLSYTPTGISTSSENLSKHHRGVIERAFNCRVFDQYGSAESVVFASECEHGTMHIEPEYGIIEVLTESGEITPTGTGELIATTLLNDAMPLIRYRIGDLGVIAEESCLCGRETFALKELHGKVGAVVINEGRQAPTAAIAIAFEYLEGIKNAQIIQNVPGAVIVKLVKKPDFNPKSEDFMIWELRKMLGESLKIKVEYVDGIPPESNGKYKMVIQNLYQ comes from the coding sequence ATGAAAAGTCACCTACCCGAGCGACTCTACTTATCTTCTCCCGTATGGCTCCAGAATCTAATGGTGAGCGTCTACGGATATATGGAACATAAAAGGCGATACGAAGGGGAATATGGCGCTTTCCTGAAGCACCTCAGAAACAACAAGCTTGTTAAACTTCAAGAAAACAAGCTCCTTCAAAAAAAACTTCTGGAGGCCACTCTCGCTAGCGCAACAAAAAATGTACCTGCCTATCAGCACTTGTGCTCTGCACAGCCGAAACTCTCTGACTTCCCGCTGTTAGACCGGCAGCAAGTCGCCAACAACACCGAGCAATTCGTATCGAGCGAATTCGATGTCAAAAACCTGTTAGCGCTCTATACCGGGGGAAGCTCCGCGAGCCCCCTGAAAGTGTACATCTCGAAGACGACACGGCAGAAAACCTACTCTTTCTGGCAGCTGTTCTATGACAATATGGATTTCAATATTGGAGACCGTAAAGCTTCTTTCGTAGGACGAAAGTTACAGGAACCTGACAATAACCTGCCCCCGTTTTGGCGATACAATATCACCGATAGACAGCTTCTGTTTTCGTCTTACCATATGGAAGAGGCTAATCTCCCGCACTATATAGAGAAGCTGAACACGTTCAAACCTAAGGTTATTGAAGGCTATCCATTTAGCATCTATCGCATCGCCGAGCACATTCTTAATAACTCGCTAACACTTTCATACACGCCCACCGGCATCAGTACAAGTTCCGAAAATTTATCTAAACACCACCGAGGCGTAATAGAACGTGCTTTTAACTGCCGAGTTTTTGACCAGTACGGATCCGCAGAATCGGTTGTCTTCGCATCAGAGTGCGAACACGGCACAATGCATATAGAGCCGGAGTATGGAATAATTGAAGTACTAACAGAGTCTGGAGAAATTACTCCAACTGGTACAGGCGAGCTTATCGCAACGACTTTACTAAACGATGCAATGCCTTTGATTCGATACAGAATAGGCGATCTCGGAGTGATAGCCGAAGAGTCATGCCTCTGCGGACGCGAGACCTTCGCTTTAAAAGAACTCCATGGCAAAGTCGGCGCTGTAGTCATCAACGAAGGGCGTCAAGCGCCAACTGCAGCAATCGCGATTGCATTCGAATATCTGGAAGGGATTAAAAACGCTCAAATTATTCAGAACGTACCTGGCGCTGTCATTGTTAAGCTTGTAAAAAAACCAGATTTCAATCCAAAATCTGAGGATTTTATGATTTGGGAGCTCAGAAAGATGTTAGGGGAATCGCTTAAAATCAAAGTTGAGTACGTCGACGGCATACCCCCAGAATCCAACGGTAAATATAAAATGGTCATTCAGAATCTCTACCAATAA
- a CDS encoding glycosyltransferase family 2 protein — protein sequence MKESISVAIPVFNRADWIGKTLEHIFSQSVPVDEVVLCDDGSTDDLEQAIQDYRSRIKVIRIENSGPAIARKTAIEHSNGDWIALCDSDDFWCPNHLENFLNSRTQFPESNLYFSNFSTSDKPEQTKFEFAPEGWFKRLTGEPWEGTKLFYQVQNPFLETLLEFQACFQSCLIFRRDVYQAAGGINDCVSRWASEDFHLTARLAAFADAVVCTEKTVLINKHEGNFSSEYVRNLEGEVRILQDIRDRKLVPDSLMKVIAEQLNHFSVRLFRSYYWTSQNKKAVQLARNIPLKNLGTRDRIRFLVAFVRGVLGL from the coding sequence TTGAAGGAATCAATTTCGGTAGCAATTCCTGTCTTTAATCGAGCTGACTGGATTGGCAAGACACTAGAACATATTTTTTCGCAGAGCGTCCCTGTTGATGAAGTTGTTCTTTGTGATGACGGATCCACAGATGATTTAGAGCAGGCGATCCAAGACTATAGAAGCAGGATCAAAGTTATTCGAATTGAGAACAGTGGCCCTGCTATTGCTCGCAAGACAGCTATCGAGCACAGTAATGGTGACTGGATAGCGTTATGCGACAGCGATGATTTCTGGTGTCCAAACCACCTCGAAAACTTTCTAAACTCTCGAACTCAATTTCCAGAAAGTAATCTTTATTTTTCGAACTTTTCAACCTCGGACAAGCCGGAGCAGACCAAGTTTGAGTTCGCTCCGGAGGGTTGGTTTAAACGCCTCACTGGTGAGCCGTGGGAAGGCACCAAGCTTTTCTACCAAGTTCAGAACCCTTTCTTGGAAACCCTATTAGAGTTTCAAGCTTGCTTTCAATCCTGCCTAATATTCCGTCGAGATGTTTACCAGGCCGCAGGGGGCATAAATGACTGTGTCTCCCGTTGGGCATCGGAAGACTTCCATCTTACAGCAAGGTTGGCTGCGTTTGCGGACGCGGTTGTTTGTACCGAAAAAACGGTTTTGATTAACAAGCATGAAGGCAACTTTTCTTCCGAATATGTCAGAAATTTAGAGGGTGAGGTCCGCATACTACAAGATATTCGTGATCGCAAACTGGTGCCTGACTCATTGATGAAAGTGATTGCGGAGCAACTAAATCATTTTTCAGTTCGGTTATTTCGATCCTACTATTGGACATCGCAAAATAAAAAAGCGGTGCAGTTGGCAAGGAATATTCCCTTAAAAAATCTTGGCACCCGAGACCGAATACGATTTTTAGTTGCATTCGTACGTGGAGTTTTGGGTTTGTAA
- the asnB gene encoding asparagine synthase (glutamine-hydrolyzing): MCGLAGFFRTPATPHREAHQGWLEAMGQAIIHRGPDAGAVWLDDHIGIVHRRLSILDLSDAGTQPMVSRTGRYVIAFNGEIYNYLELRKTLNTDGFIFRTQTDTEVLLALFEHKGVKCLDELNGMFAIAIWDTEAKQLFLARDRLGKKPLYYYQESGQFAFASEIKALLPAPFIKTELRPDAVKDFFAYQYVPDPKSIYKNIHKLPPGHWLITNGEECQLQQYWDLSFANPSSASQSELEAGLYDLIDDAVRLRMISDVPLGAFLSGGIDSSAVVGLMAGHSSKPVTTCAIGFDSKRFDEVQWAKKVADQFKTDHHEFTVKGNVAGSLVDIARYFDEPFADPSFVPTYFVSQLARQKVTVALAGDGGDENFAGYSKYRTDQIENRLRNLFPGPLRRGLFPMLEKMAGGFGTSATRKAQSLLGTLAMDPDRSFFITNSFFRQSVWDDLVRGDLKRETAGYDPADITRYHYANANANADDHLSKILYTDIKTYLPGDILVKVDRMSMANSLETRAPLLDYRVVEYAASIPSALKLSGKEKKYILKRAFEKLLPEDVLYRKKMGFSVPLAQWLRSELFEVADATFQSDNGGLAQCFDMHKVRKLWQNHQRGQDQNTQELWSMLAFELWWKAYQ; encoded by the coding sequence ATGTGCGGACTGGCAGGTTTTTTCCGTACCCCAGCTACGCCTCATCGTGAGGCTCATCAAGGCTGGCTGGAAGCCATGGGGCAGGCCATTATTCATCGCGGCCCAGACGCTGGTGCGGTATGGCTAGATGACCACATCGGTATAGTGCACCGCCGCCTGAGTATTTTGGACTTAAGTGACGCCGGTACTCAGCCCATGGTGTCTCGAACTGGCCGCTATGTCATCGCCTTTAACGGCGAGATCTACAACTATCTAGAGCTCCGGAAAACGCTAAATACGGACGGCTTCATTTTTCGCACTCAAACCGATACTGAGGTTCTGCTGGCCCTGTTCGAGCATAAAGGTGTCAAATGTCTTGATGAGCTCAATGGCATGTTCGCTATTGCCATCTGGGATACTGAAGCAAAACAGCTGTTTTTGGCCCGGGACCGCCTGGGTAAGAAGCCTTTGTATTATTATCAGGAAAGCGGGCAATTTGCGTTCGCTTCCGAAATCAAGGCGTTACTTCCCGCCCCGTTTATCAAAACCGAGCTTCGCCCGGACGCAGTGAAAGATTTTTTTGCCTACCAGTATGTGCCAGACCCGAAAAGCATCTACAAGAATATTCACAAGCTACCCCCCGGCCACTGGCTGATCACGAACGGCGAAGAATGTCAGCTACAACAGTACTGGGATCTGTCTTTCGCAAATCCTAGTAGTGCAAGTCAGTCCGAACTGGAAGCCGGCCTTTACGATCTGATTGATGACGCTGTTCGCCTTCGTATGATCAGTGACGTACCTCTTGGAGCGTTTCTCAGCGGCGGGATTGACTCTAGCGCCGTTGTCGGTTTGATGGCTGGCCACTCCAGTAAGCCGGTAACCACCTGCGCCATCGGGTTCGATTCAAAGCGTTTTGATGAAGTGCAATGGGCCAAAAAAGTAGCTGACCAGTTCAAAACAGATCATCACGAGTTCACGGTGAAAGGCAATGTTGCGGGCAGCCTTGTCGACATCGCTCGTTACTTTGATGAGCCTTTTGCCGACCCATCGTTTGTTCCAACGTATTTTGTGTCCCAGCTGGCGCGCCAGAAAGTGACCGTTGCCCTTGCTGGTGACGGGGGAGATGAAAACTTTGCGGGCTACAGCAAATATCGTACGGACCAGATTGAAAACCGGCTTCGCAATCTTTTCCCCGGGCCCCTGCGCCGTGGCCTGTTTCCTATGCTGGAAAAAATGGCCGGTGGATTTGGCACATCGGCTACCCGCAAGGCTCAGTCACTTCTCGGAACCTTGGCCATGGATCCAGACCGTTCCTTCTTCATAACCAATAGCTTTTTCCGCCAGAGCGTTTGGGATGATCTGGTTCGCGGTGATCTGAAGCGCGAGACCGCAGGATATGACCCCGCCGACATTACCCGTTACCATTACGCTAACGCTAACGCTAACGCGGATGATCATTTGTCCAAAATTCTCTACACGGATATTAAGACCTACTTGCCAGGGGATATTCTAGTCAAGGTGGACAGGATGAGCATGGCTAATTCCCTTGAAACACGAGCTCCCCTGCTGGATTACCGGGTGGTTGAATACGCTGCCAGTATTCCATCTGCCCTGAAGCTCAGTGGCAAGGAAAAAAAATACATTCTGAAACGCGCATTTGAAAAGCTGCTCCCGGAGGACGTGCTCTATCGTAAGAAAATGGGATTTTCGGTGCCACTGGCCCAGTGGTTGAGAAGCGAGCTTTTTGAAGTCGCAGACGCCACCTTCCAGTCCGATAACGGCGGCCTTGCCCAGTGTTTTGACATGCACAAGGTTCGCAAGCTTTGGCAGAACCATCAGCGCGGCCAGGACCAGAATACTCAGGAACTCTGGAGTATGCTGGCATTTGAGCTTTGGTGGAAAGCGTACCAATGA
- a CDS encoding glycosyltransferase family 4 protein: MRKILLVSEIFPPTHGGSGRWFWEIYSRFSVGNVACLVGEHPNATVIDSTFPHPIQRFALSSSEWGLRSFSGLRYYLKVWNRLRKLVKSEGITQIHCGRILPEGLAAMLIKLTHGVPYTCYVHGEDVEVALTSRELKLLTRLVMQRVERIVANSQNSRRILTEKWHLPEHKVVVMTPGVDVDKFTPSPSSQPLQKWVGKRVVLTVGRLQQRKGQDMMIRALPALEAQFPDLYYCIVGDGAEREPLARLATELGVSHMVEFVGEIDDAEMVEHYRHCDLFALPNRRIGNDDEGFGMVLLEAQACGRPVLAGDAGGTGETLVAEKTGVIVDCTEPEPLVKAVKALLSDMPRIDNMGSNGRVHMEQNFSWDKLAEKAIELFQ; this comes from the coding sequence ATGCGTAAGATTCTGTTGGTCAGCGAGATATTTCCTCCTACCCACGGTGGAAGTGGGCGCTGGTTCTGGGAAATTTACAGTCGCTTTTCGGTCGGCAATGTAGCTTGCCTGGTGGGCGAACACCCAAATGCCACGGTAATCGACTCTACTTTCCCTCACCCCATACAACGCTTCGCTCTGAGCAGTTCCGAATGGGGATTGCGTTCATTTTCTGGATTGCGTTATTACCTGAAGGTATGGAACAGGCTTCGGAAACTTGTAAAAAGCGAAGGTATTACGCAGATACACTGTGGGCGTATTCTGCCAGAGGGGCTGGCGGCAATGCTCATCAAGCTGACCCATGGAGTACCATATACCTGCTATGTTCATGGTGAAGATGTAGAAGTGGCTTTGACCAGCCGTGAACTGAAGCTTCTAACGCGGCTGGTAATGCAGCGCGTCGAGCGGATTGTAGCGAATAGCCAGAACAGTCGTCGTATTCTCACGGAGAAGTGGCACTTACCTGAACACAAAGTCGTGGTCATGACGCCGGGAGTGGATGTGGATAAGTTTACTCCGTCTCCCAGCAGCCAGCCTCTCCAGAAATGGGTTGGCAAGCGGGTTGTTCTTACGGTGGGGCGACTGCAGCAACGCAAGGGCCAAGATATGATGATCCGCGCCTTGCCAGCGTTAGAAGCCCAGTTTCCCGATTTGTATTACTGCATTGTTGGTGATGGTGCAGAGCGAGAGCCGCTGGCCAGATTAGCTACCGAGCTGGGTGTTTCTCACATGGTTGAGTTTGTGGGGGAGATTGATGATGCGGAAATGGTAGAACACTACCGGCATTGTGATCTGTTCGCACTACCCAACCGTCGTATCGGTAATGATGATGAAGGCTTCGGAATGGTTCTTCTGGAGGCTCAGGCCTGTGGGCGCCCGGTGCTCGCCGGGGATGCCGGTGGCACAGGTGAAACGCTTGTAGCTGAAAAAACAGGAGTTATTGTTGACTGCACTGAACCTGAACCTTTAGTAAAAGCAGTTAAGGCTTTGCTTAGTGATATGCCACGTATTGATAATATGGGAAGCAACGGCCGTGTTCATATGGAACAAAATTTTAGTTGGGATAAGCTGGCAGAAAAGGCGATAGAGTTATTTCAGTAA
- a CDS encoding glycosyltransferase family 4 protein translates to MRRLNILQFITPAGFYGAERWVLALANNIDVNCVTCDLAVTRESEHQDLTVAEVYPQAVGEVHYLEMAGRFDLRVIRQLVDVIRRRQIDIIHTHGYKSDILGLLAAKKAGIRCVSTPHGFAGNVGFKLATFIRIGTYMLRYFDAVAPLSEELEADMSRFKVPPSKTRFIRNGVDLTEIDAATQNLPAGDSQEIFKNIGYIGQMIPRKGLPDLLAAFDRLYAKDESMTLKMLGDGSQRAELEAQAASLESASAIEFLGFRSDRLALLSQFDLFVMTSSLEGIPRCLMEAMAVGVPVVAYDIPGVDQLVKHGETGLLAPLGDVNALVDYCCQVLTNPEMARYMVTNARKLVDERFSAARMAREYEALFAQLVNPDQPEPSAKKEVS, encoded by the coding sequence ATGCGACGTCTGAATATTCTGCAGTTCATCACGCCTGCCGGCTTTTACGGCGCTGAACGCTGGGTGCTGGCTTTGGCAAATAACATCGACGTGAACTGCGTGACTTGCGACCTGGCGGTGACCCGGGAGAGCGAACACCAGGATCTGACCGTGGCAGAGGTCTACCCCCAAGCTGTAGGCGAAGTTCATTACCTGGAGATGGCGGGGCGGTTCGATCTGCGGGTTATTCGCCAGTTGGTGGACGTGATCCGAAGGCGGCAGATAGATATCATTCATACCCACGGCTACAAATCCGATATTCTTGGACTTTTAGCAGCAAAGAAAGCCGGTATCCGCTGCGTTAGCACCCCTCACGGCTTTGCGGGAAATGTCGGATTTAAGCTGGCCACTTTTATTCGAATTGGTACCTATATGCTCCGGTACTTCGACGCGGTTGCGCCCTTGTCGGAAGAGCTAGAGGCCGACATGAGCCGCTTCAAGGTTCCCCCAAGCAAAACCCGGTTTATCCGCAACGGCGTCGATTTAACGGAGATTGACGCCGCTACGCAGAACCTGCCCGCTGGGGACTCTCAGGAAATTTTCAAAAACATCGGCTACATCGGGCAAATGATTCCACGGAAAGGGTTGCCTGACCTGCTGGCCGCGTTTGACAGACTCTACGCCAAGGATGAGTCAATGACGCTGAAAATGCTCGGCGATGGCAGCCAGAGGGCAGAACTTGAAGCCCAGGCTGCCTCCCTGGAAAGCGCCAGCGCGATAGAGTTTCTGGGTTTTCGCAGCGACAGGCTTGCCCTGCTGTCACAGTTTGACCTCTTTGTGATGACATCTTCCCTTGAAGGCATACCCCGTTGCCTGATGGAGGCCATGGCAGTTGGTGTGCCCGTTGTTGCTTATGACATTCCAGGTGTGGATCAACTGGTTAAACATGGGGAGACGGGCCTGCTTGCACCTCTGGGCGACGTTAATGCCTTGGTAGACTATTGTTGTCAGGTGCTCACAAATCCTGAGATGGCTCGTTACATGGTCACCAACGCCCGGAAGCTGGTTGATGAGCGTTTTTCTGCCGCGCGTATGGCCCGGGAATACGAAGCCCTGTTTGCGCAACTGGTAAATCCGGATCAACCGGAGCCTTCGGCCAAGAAGGAGGTAAGCTAG
- a CDS encoding acyltransferase: MTARQITKRSIKNAFLVLIWPVYALYRALSMVGDIDGTFMSFSQALSLIPGKVGTYLRAAFYRLACPATTDEISVGFLTILSHRNTSIAKGVYIGPQCNIGMCSIGENTLIGSGVHILSGSRQHEFQDAQKPIQDQGGAFEKIRIGADCWVGNSAVIMATVADGCIVAAGSVLSKSANKEGDILAGNPSRTIRNRFVDSSQTQQGTVG, from the coding sequence ATGACTGCACGTCAAATCACCAAACGTTCTATTAAAAATGCTTTTTTGGTGTTGATATGGCCGGTTTACGCGTTGTATCGCGCTTTAAGTATGGTGGGAGACATTGACGGTACGTTTATGTCGTTCTCACAAGCGCTAAGCCTGATACCCGGTAAAGTCGGGACTTACCTCCGGGCGGCTTTTTATCGCCTGGCCTGCCCGGCCACGACTGACGAAATCTCAGTAGGCTTTTTGACTATTCTGTCCCACCGCAATACCAGTATCGCCAAGGGGGTGTATATCGGACCGCAGTGCAATATCGGTATGTGTTCTATCGGAGAAAACACGCTGATCGGCAGTGGCGTCCATATCCTGAGCGGAAGTCGTCAGCATGAATTCCAAGACGCTCAAAAGCCCATTCAGGACCAAGGCGGTGCCTTTGAAAAAATACGGATCGGTGCTGACTGCTGGGTTGGTAATAGTGCAGTGATTATGGCAACGGTGGCCGATGGCTGCATCGTCGCTGCGGGGAGTGTATTGAGTAAATCCGCGAATAAAGAGGGCGACATACTCGCAGGCAACCCCTCAAGGACCATCCGAAACCGTTTTGTAGATAGTAGCCAAACTCAACAAGGAACCGTAGGATGA
- a CDS encoding glycosyltransferase family 2 protein, which translates to MGNVQLISVIMPAFNAESFIADSIESVLAQSFSNFELLVIDDGSTDGTASIIDWFVSKDPRVFSLNNMRTKGVSGARNTGISEARGAWVAFLDSDDIWFPGTLEQRVFVVNRYPNCDVITSDYNIWFPDNDDAEVSISSVNPVWAKYFSASNKSGESFEMFKPIGAFIESALTHTSVIMIKTELLRSLDGFDESLYTYEDVFLWLKLSAYSDCIVYIPVVGSRYRQRIGSLTHSGDPETKGAVDVFRKLLNDPAFQGHRAILKSEIRHHLVLNTYWYRNNGHKLKAIRSALASFVAAPWNQETLKNLVASLLFR; encoded by the coding sequence ATGGGAAATGTTCAACTTATTAGCGTAATAATGCCGGCATTTAATGCAGAGAGTTTTATTGCTGACAGTATTGAATCCGTTCTTGCTCAAAGTTTCTCTAATTTTGAACTATTAGTGATAGACGATGGCTCTACTGACGGCACCGCGAGCATTATAGATTGGTTTGTGAGTAAAGATCCTCGAGTATTTTCCTTGAATAACATGAGAACAAAGGGTGTTAGTGGAGCGAGAAATACAGGGATATCAGAGGCTAGAGGGGCCTGGGTTGCATTCCTTGATAGTGATGATATTTGGTTTCCAGGCACTCTTGAACAGAGAGTTTTTGTAGTCAATAGATACCCAAACTGCGATGTCATTACCTCTGATTACAACATTTGGTTTCCGGATAATGACGATGCGGAGGTCTCGATAAGTTCCGTTAATCCAGTTTGGGCGAAATATTTTTCGGCGAGCAACAAAAGCGGCGAATCATTTGAAATGTTCAAACCAATTGGGGCCTTTATTGAATCGGCGCTTACTCATACATCAGTTATTATGATTAAGACTGAACTTTTGCGGTCTCTAGACGGGTTTGATGAGTCTCTTTATACTTATGAGGATGTTTTTCTTTGGCTTAAATTATCAGCATACTCGGATTGCATCGTTTACATCCCAGTTGTAGGTTCACGGTATAGACAAAGAATAGGCAGCTTGACTCATTCGGGAGATCCTGAAACGAAAGGTGCAGTGGATGTTTTTCGAAAACTTCTAAATGACCCAGCTTTCCAAGGGCACAGGGCTATTTTAAAGAGTGAGATCCGCCATCACCTGGTATTAAATACTTACTGGTATCGAAATAATGGACATAAGCTCAAGGCCATTAGGTCTGCTTTGGCGAGCTTTGTTGCTGCGCCTTGGAATCAAGAAACTTTAAAAAATCTGGTTGCCAGTCTACTTTTCAGGTGA
- a CDS encoding oligosaccharide flippase family protein: MSKIRRAVVFSSMAQYGVRLVGLVTTMIVARLLTPDEVGTFAIASAIIMLLSEFKLLGAADYLIREPEITDLKIRRALGLTILISWGLGLLALALAMPTAAFYDIPQLAVIFAILSTGLFLAPFISIPMAVVARRFEFRVVLVADIVSSITSLATTVLLINLGFSYYSLAWGYCAKMATQLAVVCLIREFPKYWVPTFSGIAAIARFGIFASLSNLCSRAINIAPDLVIGKMGTTAQVGMFSRGLGFVEFLSGTLQVGVSPVVLPYLSEAKRSGENLSEAYTRATVLLGALVWPVLSVASVASLPVIRIFFGDQWDAAAPIASTLAIWLILRSTHNFANNLFIASGNESLMLIKEAILMGSVFGLVIFSFPMGLQAVAKSFIVLGIFEIILVSSLLTRAVHLKTGPFFLALLPNLMLSVICAASTVAISHFVSFNDEQAWRPVGVIALCLPIVWLVSLKVLRHPLYGEIRLLLKI; the protein is encoded by the coding sequence ATGTCTAAAATTCGCAGAGCTGTTGTATTTTCCTCAATGGCTCAGTATGGCGTGCGCCTAGTAGGGCTAGTCACCACGATGATTGTGGCCCGCCTTTTAACGCCAGACGAAGTGGGGACGTTCGCCATCGCCAGCGCTATCATCATGCTTCTCTCTGAGTTCAAGCTCCTTGGCGCTGCCGACTATCTTATAAGGGAACCGGAAATCACGGATCTCAAAATTCGGCGCGCGCTGGGCCTTACCATACTCATTTCCTGGGGGTTGGGATTGCTTGCTCTGGCTTTGGCGATGCCAACTGCGGCGTTTTACGATATCCCTCAGCTTGCAGTGATTTTTGCGATACTCTCCACAGGACTTTTTCTTGCCCCTTTCATTAGTATCCCCATGGCAGTGGTTGCAAGGCGTTTTGAATTCAGGGTTGTGCTGGTCGCGGATATTGTAAGTTCGATTACGTCACTGGCCACGACAGTTCTTCTTATAAATCTGGGGTTCAGCTACTATTCGCTGGCGTGGGGCTATTGCGCAAAGATGGCGACTCAGCTTGCTGTTGTCTGTCTAATTCGCGAGTTCCCGAAGTATTGGGTGCCAACCTTCTCGGGTATCGCTGCTATAGCCCGGTTCGGCATTTTTGCCTCTTTGAGCAATCTCTGCAGTAGAGCAATAAATATCGCGCCCGATCTGGTAATTGGCAAAATGGGTACAACGGCCCAGGTGGGGATGTTTTCTCGTGGTCTTGGATTTGTTGAGTTTCTCTCCGGGACACTGCAGGTGGGCGTGTCGCCCGTCGTACTGCCTTACTTATCTGAAGCAAAACGCTCTGGTGAGAATTTGAGTGAGGCATACACTCGAGCGACTGTATTGCTTGGGGCACTGGTATGGCCAGTATTAAGCGTTGCGTCGGTGGCAAGTTTACCGGTTATTCGGATTTTTTTCGGTGATCAGTGGGATGCGGCGGCACCTATAGCATCCACTCTAGCTATCTGGTTGATCTTGCGTTCAACCCATAACTTCGCCAACAATCTGTTTATTGCCTCGGGCAACGAGAGTCTGATGCTTATCAAGGAGGCGATCCTTATGGGCAGCGTGTTCGGTCTTGTCATTTTTTCATTCCCGATGGGGCTTCAGGCGGTAGCCAAGTCATTTATAGTCTTAGGTATTTTTGAAATTATCTTGGTAAGCAGTCTTCTCACTCGTGCTGTCCACCTTAAAACAGGGCCGTTTTTCCTGGCGCTACTGCCAAATCTAATGCTCTCTGTCATATGTGCTGCTTCCACTGTCGCGATATCGCACTTTGTGTCATTCAACGATGAGCAGGCTTGGCGTCCAGTGGGGGTGATTGCCTTGTGCTTGCCGATTGTCTGGCTGGTATCCCTGAAAGTTTTACGCCACCCCCTGTATGGGGAAATTCGTCTATTATTGAAAATTTGA
- a CDS encoding glycosyltransferase has translation MSLDFISVIVPAHNEEKYLSQCLTSLINQDYPSDKYEIILVNNNSTDGTKKIAENFKIITIDKKTGPVGAVRNAGAARAQGSVLAFIDADCIAHGNWLTTGAGLIKNGNTVCGGGYDLRPKPFWLEKAWLLKTGNRLKTSLVDALL, from the coding sequence ATGAGCCTTGATTTTATTAGCGTTATTGTACCCGCCCATAACGAAGAAAAGTATTTATCACAATGCTTAACCTCACTTATAAACCAAGACTATCCTTCCGATAAGTATGAAATAATATTAGTGAACAACAACTCTACGGACGGGACAAAAAAAATTGCGGAAAATTTTAAAATAATTACTATTGATAAAAAAACTGGTCCGGTTGGCGCTGTGAGAAATGCAGGCGCCGCTCGCGCGCAAGGGTCGGTGCTAGCTTTTATCGACGCTGACTGCATAGCTCATGGGAATTGGCTAACGACTGGTGCCGGGTTAATAAAAAATGGCAATACTGTTTGCGGGGGAGGTTACGACCTCAGGCCAAAGCCTTTTTGGTTAGAAAAAGCATGGCTACTTAAAACAGGTAACCGCCTAAAGACCTCCTTGGTGGATGCATTATTATGA